Proteins encoded together in one Undibacterium sp. CCC3.4 window:
- the nuoL gene encoding NADH-quinone oxidoreductase subunit L, producing MAGQLNPQLLLAVPLAPLAGSVIAGLLGTKFFGNLVGRKVSHTATILGVLIAFIISCMTLSDLQNGAPVYNASLYQWMQVAGLKLEVGFLVDNLTAMMMCVVTFVSLMVHIYTIGYMAEDEGYNRFFSYISLFTFSMLMLVMSNNFLQLFFGWEAVGLVSYLLIGFWYTKPTAIYANMKAFLVNRVGDFGFILGIGLILAYAGSMDYAEVFAKKEELAKLLLPGTNWMLITVACICLFIGAMGKSAQFPLHVWLPDSMEGPTPISALIHAATMVTAGIFMVSRMSPLFELSDTALSFILVIGSITALFMGFLGIIQNDIKRVVAYSTLSQLGYMTVALGASAYSVAVFHLMTHAFFKALLFLAAGSVIIGMHHDQDIRNMGGLRKYMPITWITSLLGSLALIGTPFFSGFYSKDSIIEAVQASHLPGAGFAQFATLAGVFVTAFYSFRMYFLVFHGKENFGHAHAHEAKHDVKAAAKHDAHAKHDAHGHDAHDDHAAHDEHHGLAPGQKPHESPFVVWFPLVMLAIPSVIIGFFAIEPMLFGSFFTNVIAVNEAHQAMEELKHEFHSPIGMAIHALSSLPFWLAVAGVASSYYFYMVKPAIPTAIKKHAGAIYTLLENKYYLDRFNEIVFAGGARLLGGGLWNIGDKALIDGFVVNGSAKLVGAISRVIRLFQSGYIYHYAFVMILGVLGFLVYFMPFPFAK from the coding sequence ATGGCGGGGCAACTTAACCCACAACTATTATTGGCGGTACCTCTGGCGCCACTGGCAGGCTCTGTCATTGCCGGTTTACTGGGCACCAAGTTTTTCGGCAACCTGGTCGGACGTAAAGTCTCGCATACGGCGACGATATTAGGCGTACTCATCGCCTTCATCATTTCCTGCATGACGCTCAGTGACCTGCAGAATGGTGCGCCGGTCTACAACGCCAGCTTGTATCAGTGGATGCAAGTAGCCGGCCTGAAACTCGAAGTCGGCTTTCTGGTCGATAATCTGACCGCGATGATGATGTGTGTCGTCACTTTCGTCTCCTTGATGGTGCATATTTACACTATCGGTTATATGGCCGAAGATGAAGGTTACAACCGCTTCTTCTCGTATATTTCGCTGTTTACGTTCTCGATGCTGATGCTGGTCATGAGCAACAACTTCCTGCAATTGTTTTTCGGCTGGGAAGCGGTTGGTTTGGTCTCGTATTTGCTGATCGGTTTTTGGTATACCAAGCCGACCGCGATTTACGCCAATATGAAAGCTTTCTTGGTTAACCGCGTCGGCGATTTTGGTTTCATCCTCGGCATCGGTTTGATCTTGGCTTATGCCGGTTCGATGGATTACGCGGAAGTATTTGCCAAAAAAGAAGAATTGGCCAAGCTGCTGTTGCCAGGTACTAACTGGATGCTCATTACCGTCGCTTGTATCTGCCTGTTCATCGGTGCGATGGGTAAGTCGGCGCAATTCCCGCTGCACGTCTGGTTGCCTGATTCGATGGAAGGTCCGACCCCGATTTCTGCGCTGATTCATGCCGCCACCATGGTGACGGCAGGTATCTTCATGGTTTCTCGCATGTCGCCGCTGTTTGAATTGTCTGACACTGCCTTGTCGTTCATCTTGGTGATCGGTTCGATCACCGCGCTGTTCATGGGTTTCCTCGGCATCATACAAAACGATATCAAACGCGTCGTCGCCTACTCCACACTCTCGCAACTCGGTTACATGACGGTCGCGCTCGGTGCGTCGGCTTACTCGGTTGCGGTATTCCATTTGATGACCCATGCGTTTTTCAAGGCCTTGCTGTTCTTGGCGGCCGGTTCGGTCATCATCGGTATGCACCATGATCAAGACATCCGCAACATGGGTGGTTTGCGTAAATATATGCCGATCACCTGGATCACTTCTTTGCTCGGTTCGCTGGCACTGATAGGCACGCCGTTTTTCTCGGGTTTCTATTCGAAAGACAGCATCATCGAAGCGGTGCAAGCTTCGCATTTGCCGGGTGCTGGTTTTGCGCAATTCGCCACGCTCGCCGGTGTGTTCGTCACCGCCTTCTATTCGTTCCGTATGTATTTCTTAGTCTTCCATGGCAAAGAAAACTTCGGTCATGCCCATGCCCATGAGGCCAAGCACGATGTCAAGGCCGCCGCTAAGCACGATGCGCACGCCAAACACGATGCCCATGGCCATGATGCGCACGACGATCATGCCGCGCACGATGAACACCACGGTTTGGCACCAGGTCAAAAACCGCATGAATCACCATTCGTGGTGTGGTTCCCGCTGGTGATGCTGGCGATTCCTTCGGTGATCATCGGTTTCTTCGCGATCGAACCGATGTTGTTCGGCAGCTTTTTCACCAATGTCATCGCCGTCAATGAAGCGCATCAAGCGATGGAAGAGTTGAAACACGAATTCCATTCGCCGATCGGTATGGCAATTCATGCCTTGTCCAGTCTGCCGTTTTGGTTGGCAGTGGCAGGTGTGGCCAGTTCGTATTACTTCTACATGGTCAAACCGGCGATACCAACGGCGATCAAGAAGCATGCCGGTGCGATTTACACTTTGCTCGAGAATAAATATTACCTCGATCGTTTCAATGAAATCGTATTTGCCGGCGGTGCTCGCCTGCTTGGCGGTGGTCTTTGGAATATCGGCGACAAAGCCTTGATCGATGGATTCGTCGTCAATGGCAGCGCAAAATTGGTCGGAGCGATTTCACGTGTGATTCGCTTGTTCCAAAGTGGTTATATCTATCACTATGCTTTTGTAATGATTTTGGGCGTGTTGGGGTTCCTTGTGTACTTCATGCCATTCCCGTTTGCTAAATAA
- the nuoK gene encoding NADH-quinone oxidoreductase subunit NuoK translates to MMALTLTHYLILGAILFAISIVGIFLNRKNIIVLLMAIELMLLAVNINFIAFSHYLGDAAGQVFVFFILTVAAAESAIGLAILVVLFRNLDTINVEDLDALKG, encoded by the coding sequence ATGATGGCTTTGACTCTGACCCATTACCTGATACTCGGCGCGATACTGTTCGCCATCTCCATCGTCGGTATTTTCCTCAACCGCAAAAACATCATCGTTTTGCTGATGGCGATAGAACTGATGTTGTTGGCCGTGAATATCAATTTCATCGCGTTTTCGCATTATCTCGGCGATGCGGCCGGCCAGGTATTCGTATTCTTCATCCTGACGGTGGCAGCGGCTGAATCGGCCATCGGCTTGGCAATTCTGGTGGTCTTGTTCCGTAATCTCGACACCATCAATGTCGAAGATCTGGACGCACTCAAAGGTTAA
- a CDS encoding NADH-quinone oxidoreductase subunit J: MEFTSALFYVFAAILVLAATQVITARNPVHAALFLVLSFFSAAAIWMLLKAEFLAIVLVLVYVGAVMVLFLFVVMMLDINLDKLRIGFWSSFPLAATVGVVVVLEMSAVLWRGFLRPDNRVPAAADTIGNTKNLGIVIFTHYQLAFEIAASILLLAIVAAVALTLRRRKDTKAIDPAQAVKVKSKDRVRIVKMQADSDRARAATTKLEG, from the coding sequence ATGGAATTTACTAGCGCTTTATTTTATGTGTTCGCCGCGATCCTCGTGCTCGCGGCCACGCAAGTCATTACTGCTCGCAACCCTGTGCATGCCGCCTTGTTTCTGGTGCTGTCATTTTTCAGCGCGGCGGCGATCTGGATGTTGTTGAAGGCAGAATTCCTCGCCATCGTGCTGGTGCTGGTATATGTTGGCGCGGTCATGGTCTTGTTTCTGTTCGTGGTGATGATGCTCGACATTAACCTCGACAAACTGCGCATCGGTTTTTGGAGCAGCTTTCCGCTTGCGGCTACGGTCGGTGTGGTGGTGGTGCTGGAAATGTCGGCGGTGTTGTGGCGTGGTTTCTTGCGTCCTGATAATCGCGTACCGGCCGCTGCCGATACCATTGGGAACACCAAAAACCTCGGTATCGTGATTTTTACGCACTATCAGCTCGCTTTTGAAATCGCCGCTTCGATACTGCTGCTGGCTATCGTTGCAGCCGTCGCCTTGACTTTGCGTCGTCGTAAAGACACCAAGGCCATCGATCCGGCACAGGCTGTCAAAGTGAAGAGCAAAGATCGCGTACGTATCGTCAAGATGCAAGCCGATTCCGATCGCGCGCGTGCTGCCACAACTAAACTGGAAGGCTGA
- the nuoI gene encoding NADH-quinone oxidoreductase subunit NuoI — MEAIKDFFGSLMLRELLKGLALTGRYMFARKITVQFPEEKTPQSPRFRGLHALRRYPNGEERCIACKLCEAVCPAMAITIESEQREDGSRRTTRYDIDLTKCIFCGFCEESCPVDSIVETHVLEYHGEKRGDLYFTKEMLLAVGDRYEPQIAAARAADAAYR; from the coding sequence ATGGAAGCAATCAAGGATTTTTTTGGCAGCCTGATGCTGCGCGAACTGCTCAAGGGGCTGGCTCTGACCGGTCGCTACATGTTTGCCCGCAAAATCACTGTCCAGTTCCCAGAAGAAAAAACACCGCAGTCGCCGCGGTTCCGTGGCTTGCATGCGCTGCGCCGTTACCCGAATGGCGAAGAACGTTGCATCGCCTGTAAATTGTGCGAAGCTGTGTGCCCGGCCATGGCGATCACGATCGAATCCGAGCAGCGCGAAGACGGTAGCCGCCGTACCACGCGCTACGATATCGATCTGACCAAGTGCATTTTCTGCGGCTTTTGCGAAGAGTCTTGCCCGGTCGATTCCATCGTTGAAACCCATGTGCTCGAGTATCATGGTGAGAAACGCGGCGATCTGTACTTCACCAAAGAAATGTTGCTCGCCGTAGGCGATCGTTACGAACCGCAAATCGCTGCAGCCCGTGCTGCTGATGCTGCTTACCGCTAA
- the nuoH gene encoding NADH-quinone oxidoreductase subunit NuoH: MSLLLTIQDFGQHLFGYVWPLVWTLVKIICITLPIMGCVAYLTLWERKMIGWMHIRLGPNRVGPAGLLQPIADALKLLLKEIIVPAKANKVLFIIAPVMTIMPALAAWAVIPFGPETVLANVNAGLLLIMAITSMEVYGIIIAGWASNSKYAFLGAMRASAQMVSYEIAMGFVLVIVLMVSGSLNMTDIVNSQTHGRFASMGLNFLSWNWLPLLPVFVIYVISGIAETNRHPFDVVEGESEIVAGHMVEYSGMSFAMFFLAEYANMILISAMASLMFLGGWAAPLDSIVFNWVPGWIWLGMKTFVVVSLFIWARASFPRYRYDQIMRLGWKVFIPLTLVYLVFVAAWMQTSWNIWK, encoded by the coding sequence ATGAGTTTGCTGCTGACGATACAAGACTTCGGTCAACACTTGTTCGGTTACGTTTGGCCGTTGGTTTGGACGCTGGTGAAGATCATTTGCATCACCTTGCCTATCATGGGCTGTGTAGCGTATCTGACTTTATGGGAACGCAAGATGATAGGCTGGATGCACATCCGCCTCGGCCCTAACCGCGTCGGTCCAGCCGGTCTGCTGCAACCTATCGCTGACGCCTTGAAGCTCTTGCTCAAGGAAATCATCGTTCCGGCCAAAGCCAATAAGGTGCTCTTCATTATCGCTCCGGTGATGACCATCATGCCGGCTCTGGCTGCATGGGCGGTGATCCCGTTCGGCCCGGAAACGGTACTGGCGAATGTGAATGCCGGTTTGTTGCTGATCATGGCGATCACTTCCATGGAAGTGTACGGCATCATCATCGCCGGCTGGGCCTCGAACTCGAAATACGCCTTCCTCGGTGCCATGCGCGCCTCGGCACAAATGGTGTCGTATGAAATCGCGATGGGCTTCGTGCTCGTCATCGTGCTGATGGTGTCAGGCAGTTTGAACATGACCGATATCGTCAACTCCCAGACGCATGGCCGCTTCGCCAGCATGGGCCTCAATTTCCTGTCATGGAATTGGTTGCCATTGTTGCCGGTGTTTGTGATCTACGTTATTTCCGGCATCGCTGAAACCAATCGCCATCCATTCGACGTCGTCGAAGGTGAGTCAGAAATTGTCGCCGGTCATATGGTCGAATACTCGGGTATGTCGTTCGCGATGTTTTTCTTGGCCGAATACGCCAATATGATACTGATCTCGGCCATGGCATCCCTGATGTTCCTTGGCGGTTGGGCCGCACCGCTCGACTCGATTGTCTTCAATTGGGTACCAGGCTGGATCTGGCTGGGTATGAAAACCTTTGTGGTGGTATCGCTGTTCATCTGGGCGCGTGCTTCGTTCCCACGCTATCGCTATGACCAGATCATGCGTCTGGGTTGGAAAGTGTTCATCCCGTTGACTTTGGTGTATCTGGTGTTCGTCGCCGCATGGATGCAAACCTCCTGGAATATTTGGAAGTAA
- the nuoG gene encoding NADH-quinone oxidoreductase subunit NuoG: MVEIEIDGKKVEVQEGSMVMDAANKLGTYIPHFCYHKKLSIAANCRMCLVEVEKAPKPLPACATPVTAGMIVRSNSDKAVKAQKAVMEFLLINHPLDCPICDQGGECQLQDLAVGYGGVSSRYEEEKRVVFHKDVGPLVSMEEMSRCIHCTRCVRFGQEIAGVMELGMLNRGEHSEITSFVGKTVDSELSGNMIDLCPVGALTSKPFRYSARTWELSRRKSVSAHDGLGSNLIVQVKNNKVMRVVPLENDDVNECWISDKDRFAYEGLNSAERLTKPMIKQGGQWQETDWQTALEYVAHGLRNVKHEHGADAIAAVAAPHATLEELSLLQRVVRGLGSSAVDFRLRQSDFSLNPQVTPWLGTSIAEFAQLKNVFVIGSFLRKDHPLLAARLRASVKMGSKLSILHASDDELLIKLANKAIVAPSQWTAFLAEVAVAVAQKKQVAVPAGFAAITAGAVADKIADSLIAGKAGVFLGTTAAHHPQAAQLHALAEWIASQTEASFGYLGEAANSVGGYLANAAGGTEAAFTAPKKAYLVLHAEPTLDSAYPLQAKAALAQAEMVVVLSPFKHGMDYADVLLPVAPSTETSGTFVNCEGRAQSFHGVVKPLGDTRPAWKVLRVLGNLLGLAEFDFDTSEAVRDAILAQGELSARLNNRAGLAPSVPTAAVAGLERLSNVAIYATDGVVRRAESLQKTADARAPIAAISSALATQLGVVEGDMLKFSKGAAILLNVHIDAGLPDQVVRLAAGLERSANLDGLFGTISVERA, encoded by the coding sequence ATGGTTGAAATCGAAATAGACGGCAAAAAAGTCGAAGTCCAAGAGGGCAGTATGGTGATGGATGCGGCCAATAAACTTGGCACATACATCCCCCATTTTTGCTACCACAAAAAATTATCCATTGCGGCCAACTGCCGCATGTGTCTGGTCGAGGTTGAAAAAGCACCGAAGCCTTTGCCTGCCTGCGCCACTCCGGTAACGGCTGGCATGATCGTTCGCTCGAACAGCGATAAAGCGGTCAAGGCGCAAAAAGCAGTGATGGAATTCCTGCTCATCAACCATCCACTCGACTGCCCGATCTGCGATCAGGGTGGCGAATGTCAGTTGCAAGATCTGGCGGTCGGTTACGGCGGTGTCAGTTCGCGTTACGAAGAAGAAAAACGCGTGGTGTTCCATAAAGATGTCGGTCCGCTGGTATCGATGGAAGAAATGAGCCGTTGCATCCACTGCACGCGCTGCGTACGCTTCGGTCAAGAAATCGCCGGTGTGATGGAATTGGGCATGCTCAATCGTGGCGAACATTCGGAAATCACTTCCTTCGTCGGTAAAACCGTCGACTCCGAATTGTCCGGCAATATGATCGACCTCTGTCCGGTCGGCGCATTGACATCCAAGCCTTTCCGTTATTCGGCTCGTACTTGGGAATTGTCGCGCCGTAAATCGGTCAGCGCCCATGACGGTCTCGGTTCGAATCTGATCGTGCAAGTCAAGAATAATAAAGTCATGCGCGTGGTGCCGTTGGAAAACGACGACGTCAATGAATGCTGGATTTCCGATAAAGATCGTTTCGCTTACGAAGGCTTGAACAGCGCCGAGCGTTTGACCAAGCCGATGATCAAGCAGGGCGGTCAATGGCAGGAAACTGACTGGCAAACCGCGCTCGAATACGTCGCCCATGGTCTGCGTAACGTCAAGCACGAACACGGTGCCGACGCGATTGCCGCAGTCGCCGCGCCACATGCTACCTTGGAAGAATTGTCCTTGTTGCAGCGCGTCGTGCGCGGTCTCGGTTCAAGCGCCGTCGATTTCCGTCTGCGTCAATCTGATTTTTCTTTGAACCCGCAAGTCACCCCTTGGCTGGGCACCTCGATTGCCGAATTCGCGCAATTGAAAAATGTCTTCGTCATCGGTTCCTTCTTACGCAAAGATCATCCTTTGTTGGCGGCGCGTTTGCGCGCTTCGGTCAAAATGGGCAGCAAGCTCAGCATCCTGCATGCGAGTGACGATGAACTGTTGATCAAATTGGCTAACAAAGCCATCGTCGCACCATCGCAATGGACTGCCTTTTTAGCAGAAGTTGCGGTCGCTGTGGCACAGAAAAAACAAGTGGCGGTTCCGGCCGGTTTTGCAGCGATCACTGCCGGTGCTGTAGCCGACAAAATTGCTGACAGCCTGATCGCCGGTAAAGCCGGTGTCTTCCTCGGCACCACGGCGGCACACCATCCGCAAGCGGCGCAATTACATGCCTTGGCTGAATGGATTGCGAGTCAAACTGAAGCCAGCTTCGGCTACCTCGGTGAAGCAGCGAACAGCGTCGGTGGCTATCTGGCCAACGCCGCCGGTGGCACGGAAGCGGCATTTACTGCGCCGAAAAAGGCCTATCTGGTATTGCATGCCGAACCGACTCTCGACAGCGCTTATCCGCTGCAAGCCAAAGCCGCCTTGGCACAGGCCGAGATGGTGGTAGTGCTGTCGCCGTTCAAGCACGGCATGGATTATGCCGACGTCTTGCTGCCGGTTGCGCCATCGACTGAAACTTCGGGTACCTTCGTCAATTGCGAAGGCCGCGCCCAGAGTTTCCACGGTGTCGTCAAACCGCTCGGTGATACTCGCCCGGCTTGGAAAGTCTTGCGCGTACTCGGTAATTTGCTCGGCTTGGCTGAGTTTGATTTCGATACCTCAGAAGCAGTACGCGACGCCATTTTGGCGCAAGGCGAACTGAGCGCACGCTTGAATAATCGTGCCGGTCTCGCACCGAGTGTGCCGACTGCTGCGGTGGCCGGTCTGGAACGCCTCAGTAATGTGGCGATCTACGCGACCGACGGCGTGGTACGCCGTGCCGAATCTTTGCAGAAAACTGCCGATGCGCGCGCCCCGATCGCCGCCATCAGCAGCGCTTTGGCGACGCAACTTGGTGTGGTCGAAGGCGATATGCTTAAATTCAGTAAAGGTGCGGCGATTTTGCTCAATGTTCATATCGATGCCGGCTTGCCGGATCAGGTTGTCCGACTCGCCGCCGGCCTTGAGCGCAGCGCCAATCTCGACGGTTTGTTCGGTACCATCTCCGTGGAGCGTGCATAA
- the nuoF gene encoding NADH-quinone oxidoreductase subunit NuoF, which produces MTSLHNRHIQPLILAGLDGKNWHLEDYVARGGYASLKRILSEKITPEQVIAELKASSLRGRGGAGFPTGLKWSFMPRQFPGQKYLVCNTDEGEPGTFKDRDIIRYNPHALIEGMAIGAYAMGITVGYNYIHGEIFADYDRFEEALEEARAAGMLGDRIAGSEFSFQLHAFHGYGAYICGEETALLESLEGKKGQPRFKPPFPASFGLYGKPTTINNTETFAAVPFVLAMGGEKYAAIGKPNNGGTKIFSMSGDVAKPGNYEVPMGTPFATLLELAGGMRDGKKIKAVIPGGSSMPVLTGEVMMATDMDYDSIAKAGSMLGSGAVIVMDETRCMVKSLLRLSYFYFEESCGQCTPCREGTGWLYRLVHRIEHGQGRPEDLDMLNSIADNIQGKTICALGDAAAMPVRAFIKNFREEFEYHIEHKHCLVPTYM; this is translated from the coding sequence ATGACGAGTCTGCATAATCGCCATATTCAGCCTTTGATCTTGGCTGGCCTTGATGGAAAAAACTGGCATCTGGAAGACTATGTCGCGCGCGGTGGTTACGCTTCGCTCAAACGTATTTTGTCGGAAAAAATCACGCCGGAACAAGTCATCGCCGAACTTAAAGCGTCTTCGCTGCGCGGTCGCGGCGGTGCCGGTTTTCCTACCGGTTTGAAGTGGAGTTTCATGCCGCGTCAATTTCCGGGCCAAAAATATCTGGTCTGTAATACCGACGAAGGCGAGCCGGGTACATTCAAAGACCGCGACATCATTCGCTACAACCCGCATGCTTTGATCGAAGGTATGGCCATCGGCGCTTACGCCATGGGTATCACGGTCGGCTACAACTATATTCACGGTGAAATTTTCGCCGACTACGATCGTTTCGAAGAAGCGCTCGAAGAAGCGCGCGCCGCCGGCATGCTCGGCGATCGCATCGCCGGTTCGGAATTTTCCTTCCAACTGCATGCTTTCCACGGTTACGGTGCCTACATCTGCGGCGAAGAAACGGCTTTGCTGGAATCTTTGGAAGGCAAAAAAGGTCAACCGCGCTTCAAGCCGCCATTCCCGGCCAGCTTCGGCCTGTATGGTAAGCCGACCACGATTAACAATACCGAAACCTTCGCTGCCGTGCCGTTTGTGCTGGCGATGGGTGGTGAAAAATACGCTGCCATCGGTAAGCCGAATAACGGTGGCACCAAGATTTTCTCGATGTCGGGCGATGTCGCCAAGCCGGGTAATTACGAAGTGCCAATGGGTACGCCGTTTGCCACGCTGTTGGAACTTGCCGGCGGCATGCGCGATGGTAAAAAAATCAAAGCCGTCATTCCAGGTGGATCATCGATGCCGGTCTTGACCGGTGAGGTCATGATGGCCACCGACATGGATTACGATTCCATCGCCAAGGCCGGCTCTATGCTCGGCTCGGGCGCGGTAATTGTGATGGACGAGACGCGCTGCATGGTCAAATCCTTGTTACGTTTGTCTTACTTCTATTTTGAAGAATCCTGCGGTCAATGTACGCCGTGCCGTGAAGGTACAGGTTGGCTTTATCGTTTGGTTCACAGAATCGAACACGGTCAAGGTCGTCCGGAAGATCTCGATATGCTCAATTCGATCGCAGACAACATACAGGGCAAGACAATTTGCGCCCTCGGTGATGCTGCAGCGATGCCAGTACGCGCTTTTATCAAGAATTTCCGCGAGGAATTTGAATATCACATCGAGCATAAGCATTGCTTGGTTCCCACTTACATGTAA
- the nuoE gene encoding NADH-quinone oxidoreductase subunit NuoE translates to MVLSEQAFKKIDRELAKFPADQRQSAVMAALAIAQDETGWLPPEILQTLADYIGMPAVAVQEVATFYNMYNTKPVGKFKISVCTNLPCALSGGERAAHYLKQKLGIDYRETTADGQFTLVEGECMGACGDAPVMLVNNKRMCSWMSNEKIDGLVTELKEAGK, encoded by the coding sequence ATGGTGTTATCCGAGCAGGCATTTAAAAAAATTGATCGCGAACTCGCGAAGTTTCCGGCTGACCAGCGGCAATCTGCTGTGATGGCCGCTTTGGCTATTGCGCAAGATGAAACCGGCTGGTTGCCACCGGAAATCTTGCAAACTCTGGCTGATTACATCGGCATGCCCGCTGTTGCAGTGCAGGAAGTAGCGACGTTTTACAATATGTACAATACCAAACCGGTCGGCAAATTCAAGATTTCGGTCTGCACCAATTTGCCGTGCGCTTTGTCGGGTGGGGAGCGCGCTGCGCACTACCTGAAACAAAAGCTCGGTATCGATTACCGCGAAACCACGGCCGATGGCCAGTTCACGCTGGTCGAAGGTGAGTGTATGGGCGCGTGCGGCGATGCGCCGGTCATGTTGGTCAACAATAAACGCATGTGCAGCTGGATGTCGAATGAAAAAATCGATGGCCTGGTCACTGAATTGAAAGAAGCGGGTAAATAA
- a CDS encoding NADH-quinone oxidoreductase subunit D, translated as MAEIKNYTLNFGPQHPAAHGVLRLVLELDGEVIQRADPHIGLLHRATEKLAEQKTYLQSVPYMDRLDYVSMMANEHAYVMAIEKMLGLEVPMRAQYIRVMFDEITRVLNHLLWIGAHALDVGAMAVFLYAFREREDLMDCYEAVSGARLHAAYYRPGGVYRDLPEQMPQFTASALKNAKAMRELNENRQGSLLDFIEDFTNRFPKYIDEYETLLTDNRIWKQRLVGVGVVSPERALAMGFTGPMLRGSGIEWDLRKKQPYEVYDLLDFDIAVGVNGDSYDRYLVRVQEMRESNRIIKQCVEWLRNNQGPVISANHKVAPPHRVNMKSNMEELIHHFKLFSEGFHVPPGEAYAAVEHPKGEFGIYLMSDGANKPYRLKIRAPGYAHLQGLDEMARGHMIADAVTIIGTQDIVFGEIDR; from the coding sequence ATGGCTGAGATTAAGAATTACACCCTCAACTTTGGTCCGCAACATCCGGCTGCGCATGGTGTATTGCGTCTGGTGTTGGAGCTCGATGGCGAAGTGATACAGCGGGCCGATCCGCATATCGGTTTGCTGCATCGCGCGACCGAGAAATTGGCCGAGCAAAAAACTTATCTGCAGTCGGTGCCCTATATGGATCGGCTCGATTACGTGTCGATGATGGCCAACGAGCACGCCTATGTGATGGCGATAGAAAAAATGCTCGGTTTGGAAGTGCCAATGCGCGCGCAATACATTCGCGTGATGTTCGATGAAATCACCCGCGTACTCAACCATTTGCTGTGGATCGGTGCGCATGCGCTCGACGTCGGCGCGATGGCGGTGTTCTTGTATGCCTTCCGCGAACGTGAAGATTTGATGGATTGTTATGAGGCGGTGTCAGGTGCGCGTTTGCATGCTGCTTACTATCGTCCGGGCGGCGTGTATCGCGATTTGCCTGAGCAAATGCCACAATTCACGGCATCGGCATTGAAAAACGCCAAAGCCATGCGTGAACTCAATGAAAATCGCCAGGGTTCCCTGCTCGATTTCATCGAAGATTTCACCAATCGTTTTCCAAAATATATCGACGAATACGAAACTCTGCTGACCGATAACCGTATCTGGAAGCAGCGTTTGGTTGGTGTCGGCGTCGTCTCGCCTGAGCGTGCGCTGGCCATGGGCTTTACCGGTCCTATGCTGCGCGGTTCCGGCATAGAGTGGGATTTGCGCAAGAAACAACCGTATGAAGTCTACGATTTGCTTGATTTCGATATCGCTGTGGGCGTCAATGGCGATAGCTACGATCGATATTTGGTACGCGTGCAAGAAATGCGCGAATCGAACCGTATCATCAAGCAATGTGTTGAGTGGTTGCGTAATAACCAAGGGCCAGTGATTTCTGCGAACCATAAAGTTGCTCCGCCGCACCGTGTTAATATGAAATCGAATATGGAAGAGTTGATTCATCACTTCAAACTTTTTTCCGAAGGCTTTCATGTTCCTCCTGGTGAAGCGTATGCGGCGGTTGAGCATCCTAAGGGTGAATTTGGTATTTATTTGATGTCTGATGGGGCCAATAAGCCATACCGTCTGAAGATCCGTGCGCCAGGTTATGCGCATCTGCAGGGTCTCGATGAAATGGCTAGGGGTCACATGATTGCTGATGCGGTAACGATCATCGGTACTCAAGATATTGTGTTTGGTGAGATTGACAGATAA
- a CDS encoding NADH-quinone oxidoreductase subunit C encodes MTSKIEKLEAALHVVLGARIAELSNALGELTVVVSSADYLQVMRDLRDHADTHFEQLIDLCGVDYSTYGDGIWDGARFAVVTHLLSVKHNWRLRVRVFATDDEMPLVASLIDVWNAANWYEREAFDLFGILFDGHNDLRRILTDYGFIGHPFRKDFPVSGYVEMRYDAEQKRVVYQPVTIEPRENTPRVIREEHYGMK; translated from the coding sequence ATGACAAGCAAAATAGAAAAACTCGAGGCCGCGCTACATGTCGTCTTGGGTGCGCGCATCGCAGAGCTTAGTAATGCGCTCGGTGAGCTCACCGTCGTCGTTTCGTCGGCAGATTATCTGCAAGTGATGCGCGACTTGCGTGATCACGCTGACACGCATTTTGAGCAATTGATCGATTTGTGTGGTGTTGATTACTCGACTTACGGTGATGGTATTTGGGATGGCGCGCGTTTCGCGGTCGTCACGCATTTGTTATCGGTCAAGCATAATTGGCGTTTGCGGGTGCGCGTGTTTGCCACTGATGATGAGATGCCGCTGGTCGCCTCCTTGATCGATGTCTGGAATGCCGCCAATTGGTATGAGCGCGAAGCTTTCGATTTATTCGGTATTCTGTTTGATGGGCATAACGATTTGCGTCGTATTTTGACTGATTACGGTTTCATCGGTCATCCATTCCGCAAAGATTTCCCAGTCTCCGGGTATGTGGAAATGCGCTACGACGCCGAGCAAAAACGGGTCGTCTATCAGCCGGTCACGATAGAGCCGCGCGAAAACACGCCGCGCGTGATTCGTGAAGAACATTACGGGATGAAATAA